A window of the Rhinoraja longicauda isolate Sanriku21f chromosome 20, sRhiLon1.1, whole genome shotgun sequence genome harbors these coding sequences:
- the wdr91 gene encoding WD repeat-containing protein 91 yields the protein MASAVERTDELVREYLLYREFTSTLKALDAEMKADKEKGCRVDKIVEHLQHLVQTFDLNGLREYWSYLDRRLFRRLEDTYRHTVNKLKTSLYRYYLVHTVQSNRIEKTQEFFQKLALELQNQPEWKEWFVLPYIPNPDQNQVFATYFSKQWAETFLVSLHNFLSVLFQCMPVPVLLSFDEEVQRRCQLQEENETLWQKLFAMQAEPRARKEEEMIHHKLPYYVQNMDQLGDSELDLMSSHRTSSPMPSQTKAGSFLSMLLPQSKKLPVKGSMHSTPLQQSQTPVSSGKKDSINNQAAKSKDGTAARDGKIPSTTTADLSTVQQRQKKVQDLERDVGMVQQRQRKVLDYGKERKELLSKQIAQGVEKKPEGSSAEIDIPSSPELPIDQLDSPSKLEKCRLDGGSEQPFIVLSQEEYAEHHSSIMHCRVDCSGRRVASLDVDGVVKVWTFNPTMQTKATIMSKSQLISLEWATKPDRLLLLGSGVGTVRLYDTDAKKSLYELTIDESYPRILSLACSPNGTSFVCSSAAPSIKLATIPDTGEKGMNLVPGNLLLWDTKTMKQQHQFSLDPEPIAINCTAFSHNGNLLVSGAADGIIRLFDMQRYDCAMSWHAHSGEVYSVEFSYDENSVYSIGEDGKFIQWNIHKSGVKVSECVVQSDAIGPFVLSGYSGYKQVQVPHGRLFAFDSEGHCVLTCSSTGGIIHKLTNTERAMEPCLSLGGHRAPVVTVDWCTAMDCGTCLTASMDGRIKLTTLLAHKP from the exons GTAGATAAAATTGTTGAGCATTTGCAGCATTTGGTTCAGACATTCGATCTCAATGGATTGCGTGAATATTGGAGCTACCTTGATCGTCGCCTATTTCGAAGGCTGGAGGATACGTATCGACACACTGTTAACAAGTTGAAAACCAGCCTGTACCGTTACTATCTGGTACATACTGTTCAG TCTAATAGGATTGAAAAAACTCAGGAATTCTTCCAGAAACTTGCCTTGGAATTGCAGAACCAGCCAGAATGGAAGGAATGGTTTGTTCTTCCCTACATTCCAAATCCAGACCAGAACCAGGTGTTTGCCACCTATTTCTCTAAGCAGTGGGCAGAGACATTCCTGGTATCACTGCACAACTTTCTGAGTGTGCTTTTTCAGTGCATGC ctgttcctgtgttgctgAGCTTTGATGAAGaggtccagagacgctgccagttGCAGGAAGAAAATGAAACTTTGTGGCAGAAG TTGTTTGCTATGCAAGCAGAACCAAGGGCGAGAAAAGAGGAGGAGATGATTCACCATAAGTTACCCTACTACGTACAGAACATGGACCAGTTGGGAGATTCTGAACT AGATTTGATGTCGAGTCACAGGACCTCCTCTCCAATGCCCTCTCAGACTAAAGCTGGCTCATTTTTGTCAATGTTACTCCCACAAAGCAAGAAACTCCCTGTGAAAGGTTCAATGCACTCAACACCTCTTCAACAGTCTCAGACTCCTGTATCCTCTGGAAAAAAAGATAGTATTAATAACCAG gCTGCCAAGAGTAAAGATGGCACGGCTGCCAGAGATGGGAAAATACCATCAACCACAACAGCAGACCTCAGCACTGTCCAGCAGCGTcagaagaaggtgcaggatcttGAGAGAGACGTGGGTATGGTGCAGCAACGACAGAGAAAGGTACTGGACTACGGGAAAGAACGAAAGGAACTCTTGTCCAAACAGATTGCCCAG GGTGTGGAGAAAAAACCTGAGGGCAGTAGTGCCGAGATTGACATTCCCAGCAGCCCTGAATTGCCCATAGATCAACTGGATTCCCCATCAAAACTGGAGAAGTGCAGGCTGGATGGAGGGAGCGAGCAGCCTTTCATTGTATTGAGCCAGGAGGAATATGCAGAGCATCATTCTTCAATCATGCACTGCAG GGTGGATTGCTCTGGGAGGAGAGTAGCCAGTCTGGATGTGGATGGCGTGGTTAAAGTGTGGACATTCAATCCTACCATGCAGACGAAAGCCACCATAATGTCAAAGTCACAGCTAATTTCCCTGGAGTGGGCCACAAAACCAGACCGATTG ctaTTGCTTGGCAGCGGAGTTGGGACAGTCCGACTTTATGATACTGATGCCAAGAAGAGTCTGTATGAGCTAACAATTGATGAATCCTACCCCCG AATCTTGTCGCTAGCTTGCAGTCCGAATGGTACCTCATTTGTTTGCTCCTCTGCCGCTCCAAGCATCAAACTAGCAACTATACCTGATACTGGAGAGAAGGGCATGAACCTAGTTCCAGGCAATCTTCTGCTGTGGGACACGAAGACCATGAAGCAACAG CACCAATTTTCCTTAGATCCTGAGCCaattgccattaactgtacagcTTTCAGTCATAACGGAAATCTGCTGGTGTCTGGAGCTGCTGATGGCATCATCCGACTCTTTG ACATGCAGCGGTACGACTGTGCTATGAGCTGGCATGCACATTCTGGTGAGGTTTATTCCGTGGAATTCAGCTATGATGAAAACTCTGTTTACAGCATTGGTGAAGATGGAAAG TTTATTCAGTGGAATATTCATAAGAGCGGAGTGAAGGTTTCTGAGTGTGTGGTGCAGTCGGATGCAATCGGTCCATTTGTGCTGTCTGGATACAGTGGTTACAAGCAAGTACAGGTGCCACACGGAAGACTGTTTGCCTTTGACTCGGAGGGACACTGTGTGCTTACTTGCTCATCTACTGGTGGAATCATTCACAAG CTGACCAACACAGAACGAGCCATGGAGCCCTGCCTATCGCTGGGAGGTCATCGAGCTCCTGTAGTCACTGTTGACTGGTGTACTGCAATGGATTGTGGAACATGCCTGACAGCATCAATGGACGGAAGAATAAAGTTGACTACTCTACTGGCACATAAACCATAA